The genomic window TGTTATGGTCCATGTTAGTCATTTACGCGACAAAATAGAAGAAGCAACCGGTGGAGAAAAAGTCATTCAAACAGTTTGGGGCGTAGGTTATAAAATTGAAAATCGCTAAATGAAAAGATTGAAACCAGAGGAGCTGAAAAAAGAGTTTGAAAATTTCTAGAAAAGAAAAAAGTCAGTTAATTCTCGAAGGACTAGTTACGTTAGGATTGATTGGTTTGTTGTATTATGCTGCCTTCATTATTCTAAGTCGAATGGTGTTGGCTTTTCCAGGTATTATTCGTTCGCTTTGGATATTTGGTGATGCCATTATTAGTGTTCATAGCAATCAAGCGGTTTCGATTACGCCATTTTTTGGGTTGATTTTATTTGTTATCGCAACAATCGCCATTCACTGGCGTTTAAAAAGAAGGTATCGCCAAATGCAACTTCATCATATTATCAGCGAGTTACATTATATTGCAGAGGGCCATTATGAACATAGGATCGCGACAGATTTTAGTAGCGATATGAAAAAAGTCGTAGAGAGTATACACGTGTTGGTAGATAGCACTGTTCAAGCAATGGAAGAGGAACGTAGAATAGAGCAATCAAAAGATGAACTTATTACGAATGTCAGCCATGATATCCGGACACCATTAACATCTATTATCGGATATTTAGGTTTGATTGAACAAGGTAGTTACAAAGATCAAGAAGAATTACTGAAATATACACAAACAGCCTATAATAAGGCCCAGCAAATGAAAATTTTGGTTGAAGATTTATTCGAATATACACGAGTTCGTCAAACAACAACGCCTTTAACACTAAGTGAATTTGATATGGTGCAGTTGTTGGAACAATTAGCAGCTGACTTTGAATTCGAATCTAAAAAGAAAAATATGCAAATCGAAGTAACTTCTAAACAAGATGTTATCATGATGGAAGCTGATACCGAAAAAGTTGTGCGAGTATTTAATAATTTAGTTTCAAATGCTTTAAACTATGGCGATGATGGGTTACAAATTTCAATTGAGGTTGAAAAAATAGAAAGCGAAGTCATCATTTCTGTTAATAATGACGGCAATCCGATACCACCTCAATCATTGAACCAATTATTTGAGCGTTTTTACCGCGTAGAAGAGTCTCGATCACAAGAAACGGGCGGAACAGGACTAGGGTTAGCGATTGCACAAAGTATTGTAGAGTTACATGGTGGTTACATCTATGCGAAATCTGATGAAAAGTTAACTCAGTTTATAGTTCATTTCCCTTTACATCCAGCACAAAATAATGAAAAAATTGTTTCACGTGAATCAAATTCAAAAAATAGATTTAAAAACAAGTGTGAACTAATGAATGATGAAAAATAAGGTTGTTTTTTTTATAGGATTTCGCTAACATAGGAAAGGTGAGTGGGAATCCCATTTAAATCGTAAAACTTATTGAGGAGAATTTAATTAAATGAAAAAAACAATGAAATTTGGACTACTAATGACTATTACA from Carnobacterium iners includes these protein-coding regions:
- a CDS encoding sensor histidine kinase, which produces MKISRKEKSQLILEGLVTLGLIGLLYYAAFIILSRMVLAFPGIIRSLWIFGDAIISVHSNQAVSITPFFGLILFVIATIAIHWRLKRRYRQMQLHHIISELHYIAEGHYEHRIATDFSSDMKKVVESIHVLVDSTVQAMEEERRIEQSKDELITNVSHDIRTPLTSIIGYLGLIEQGSYKDQEELLKYTQTAYNKAQQMKILVEDLFEYTRVRQTTTPLTLSEFDMVQLLEQLAADFEFESKKKNMQIEVTSKQDVIMMEADTEKVVRVFNNLVSNALNYGDDGLQISIEVEKIESEVIISVNNDGNPIPPQSLNQLFERFYRVEESRSQETGGTGLGLAIAQSIVELHGGYIYAKSDEKLTQFIVHFPLHPAQNNEKIVSRESNSKNRFKNKCELMNDEK